In Camelus dromedarius isolate mCamDro1 chromosome 24, mCamDro1.pat, whole genome shotgun sequence, one genomic interval encodes:
- the STX4 gene encoding syntaxin-4 yields the protein MRDRTRELRQGDDSSDDEDKERVALVVHPGTARLGSPDDEFFQKVRTIRQTIVKLENKVRELEKQQVTILATPLPEESMKQDLQNLRDEIKQLGRDIRAQLKAIEPQKEEADENYNSVNTRMRKTQHGVLSQQFVELINKCNSMQSEYREKNVERIRRQLKITNAGMVSDEELEQMLDSGQSEVFVSNILKDTQVTRQALNEISARHSEIQQLERSIRELHEIFTFLATEVEMQGEMINRIEKNILSSADYVERGQEHVKVALENQKKARKKKIFIAICLSVTVLILVVIISVSTLV from the exons ATGCGGGACAGGACCCGCGAACTGAGGCAG GGGGATGACAGCTCGGACGATGAGGACAAGGAGCGCGTCGCGCTGGTGGTACACCCGGGCACGGCACGACTGGGGAGCCCGGACGATGAGTTCTTCCAGAAG GTCCGGACAATTCGGCAGACTATTGTCAAGCTGGAGAATAAAGTCCGAGAGTTGGAGAAGCAGCAAGTCACCATCCTGGCCACGCCCCTTCCCGAGGAGA GCATGAAGCAGGACCTGCAGAACCTGCGCGACGAGATCAAACAGCTGGGGAGGGACATCCGCGCGCAGCTAAAGG CCATAGAGCCCCAGAAGGAGGAAGCTGATGAGAATTATAACTCGGTCAACACAAGAATGAGAAAAACCCAG CACGGGGTCCTGTCCCAGCAATTCGTGGAGCTCATCAACAAGTGCAACTCAATGCAGTCCGAATACCGGGAGAAGAATGTGGAGCGGATTCGGAGGCAGCTGAAGATCA CAAATGCTGGAATGGTGTCGGATGAGGAGCTGGAGCAGATGCTGGACAGCGGGCAGAGTGAGGTGTTTGTGTCCAAT ATACTGAAGGACACGCAGGTGACTCGACAGGCCCTCAATGAGATCTCGGCCCGGCACAGTGAGATCCAGCAGCTTGAACGCAGTATCCGTGAACTTCATGAGATTTTCACTTTTCTGGCTACTGAGGTGGAGATGCAG GGGGAGATGATCAACCGAATTGAGAAGAACATTCTGAGCTCAGCAGACTATGTGGAACGTGGGCAGGAACATGTCAAGGTGGCCCTGGAGAACCAGAAGAAGGCGAGGAAG aagaaaatctttattgCCATCTGTTTGTCCGTCACTGTCCTCATTCTGGTGGTCATCATTAGCGTCTCCACGTTGGTTTGA